The Candidatus Saccharibacteria bacterium oral taxon 488 genome has a segment encoding these proteins:
- a CDS encoding DNA polymerase III subunit alpha — protein sequence MATKHTTASAQAAAALQPSDYVHLHNHTHHSLLDGLTKIPDMVARVKELGMEACAITDHGTMSGAIEFYKAAKNVGIKPIIGIETYVAARTRHDRDPAKDKARYHLTLLAMNHKGYQNLMQLSTIANLEGVYYKPRIDHELLEQYNEGIICMSGCIGGELGENLRNDDYEKAKEIAGWYKSVFGDRYYMELQDHGHPEARSHWPEQKKVNDYIERISEELDIPCVVTSDGHYLNHEDQEAHEILLCVGTGAYLSDEKRMSLKDFELHLTTPEDIISRWQKTNPQAIANTKAIADRCDVEIKLGDILIPKFPTPNGESEKEYLDHLVYSGMAARYAGMKLEDAKKLPNDELRAKLSEAQLERLDMEFGVLDNMGYNGYFLIVQDFINWGKSQGIIFGPGRGSAAGSIIAYALNITDLDPLHYDLLFERFLNPDRISMPDIDIDIQDTRRGEVIEYCAKKYGSERVANICTFGTMAARASVRDVARVLQVPYGESDRLAKLIPPPVQGRHVPIKKSLEEDPDLKNEYESNPTAKTVYDFASQLEGTIRSHGVHAAGVVIAPDDLVKYVPLEMAQKGVVATQYPMGPVEELGLLKMDFLGLSNLSIINNALRIIRKVYKTDIDLSTLPLDDEETYKLFQRGDTTGVFQLESAGMKRYLRELKPSVFEDIIAMVALYRPGPMQFIDSFIKRKHGEEEITYLHPGMENSLKNTYGILVYQEQFMQISKEWCGFTGGQADTLRKAVGKKKIDLMKKVKPEFVEGAVKVGGATKEIAEQFWDALEEFANYCFNKSHAACYGLIAYWTAYLKAHYPDAFMAALMTSDQDDTERLAIEMTECKHMGIEVLNPDVNESFVEFAVVPGEKKIRFGMAAVKGVGVGAVEEIIRAREADGPFKSVEDFAKRVSTSKFNRKAWESLIKTGAFDSFGDRSDLLFNLDTIVAFAQKTQKEAASGQTDLFGMLGDESADVQSTIQLQPAPAKHTNKERLMWERELMGLYISAHPLDAYETYLSEQAQPLTQLVPEYDGRLMTIGGIITTVRTIVTKSGSKMAFVGIEDKFGEGEVIVFPNLYEQVGAKLVQDAVIRVTGKNSARDRDGNLGSESKMIADEIELISDDDLRQYQSTGRKMEAPKMSSKVKQERRTAFRTQTTQRAGAARVSTAKGTNMKSTPADTTNTPPRPAVTHAVPETEKLFLHIKNPSDHDKLVALKSLCSAYAGVTDVVLVLGEANKSAMRMPFRVEAGDQLMSQLRQTLGDECVVLK from the coding sequence ATGGCTACCAAACATACGACAGCTTCAGCTCAAGCCGCGGCCGCGTTGCAGCCGTCTGATTACGTACACCTGCACAATCACACCCACCATTCGCTTCTGGATGGGCTGACTAAAATTCCTGACATGGTGGCACGGGTGAAGGAGCTGGGTATGGAGGCCTGTGCCATTACTGACCACGGCACGATGTCGGGCGCGATTGAGTTTTATAAAGCGGCCAAGAATGTTGGTATCAAGCCAATCATCGGCATCGAAACCTACGTAGCAGCCCGCACTCGCCACGACCGTGACCCCGCCAAGGACAAGGCACGTTATCACTTGACGCTGCTGGCGATGAATCACAAGGGCTATCAAAACCTGATGCAGCTTAGCACCATCGCCAACCTCGAAGGCGTCTACTATAAACCGCGCATTGACCACGAGCTACTGGAGCAATACAACGAAGGCATCATCTGTATGTCTGGTTGTATCGGTGGTGAGCTGGGTGAGAATTTGCGTAATGATGATTATGAAAAAGCTAAGGAAATTGCTGGCTGGTACAAGTCAGTGTTTGGTGATCGCTACTACATGGAGCTTCAAGACCATGGCCACCCCGAAGCGCGCAGCCACTGGCCGGAGCAGAAAAAGGTCAATGATTACATTGAGCGCATCAGCGAGGAACTGGATATTCCGTGTGTAGTGACTAGCGACGGCCATTACCTCAATCACGAAGACCAGGAGGCGCATGAGATTTTGCTGTGCGTCGGTACTGGTGCGTATTTGAGTGATGAAAAGCGGATGAGCTTGAAGGATTTTGAGCTCCATTTGACCACACCAGAAGATATCATTTCGCGGTGGCAAAAAACCAATCCCCAGGCAATCGCCAACACCAAAGCCATCGCCGATCGGTGTGACGTAGAAATTAAACTTGGCGATATTCTCATCCCGAAATTTCCAACGCCAAACGGTGAGTCCGAAAAGGAATATCTGGATCATCTGGTGTACAGCGGCATGGCGGCGCGCTACGCTGGTATGAAGCTGGAGGATGCCAAGAAATTGCCAAACGACGAGCTGCGCGCCAAGTTATCAGAGGCGCAGCTAGAGCGACTAGACATGGAATTCGGCGTGCTCGACAACATGGGCTATAACGGCTACTTTTTGATCGTCCAGGATTTTATCAACTGGGGCAAATCCCAAGGAATTATCTTTGGCCCGGGACGTGGTTCGGCGGCTGGTTCAATCATCGCTTATGCGCTGAACATCACCGACCTTGATCCGCTACATTATGATTTGCTGTTTGAGCGATTCCTCAACCCGGATCGTATTTCCATGCCCGACATCGATATCGACATTCAAGATACCCGCCGCGGTGAAGTGATCGAATATTGTGCCAAGAAATATGGCTCAGAACGGGTAGCCAACATTTGTACCTTTGGCACCATGGCAGCGCGGGCGTCAGTGCGTGACGTGGCGCGGGTGCTGCAGGTACCATATGGCGAGTCGGACCGGCTGGCCAAGCTCATTCCGCCACCCGTCCAGGGCCGTCATGTGCCTATCAAAAAGTCGCTCGAGGAAGACCCCGACCTTAAAAACGAGTATGAAAGCAACCCGACTGCCAAAACAGTTTATGACTTTGCGTCGCAGCTGGAGGGAACGATTCGTTCGCACGGTGTGCATGCCGCCGGCGTGGTGATTGCACCGGATGATTTGGTGAAATACGTGCCCCTGGAGATGGCGCAAAAGGGCGTGGTGGCGACGCAGTACCCCATGGGTCCGGTTGAGGAGCTCGGGCTACTGAAGATGGACTTTTTGGGCTTGTCTAACCTGTCCATCATTAACAACGCCCTGCGTATTATTCGTAAAGTCTACAAAACGGATATTGATTTATCAACGCTGCCGCTGGATGATGAAGAAACCTACAAATTATTCCAGCGCGGCGACACCACTGGCGTGTTCCAGTTGGAATCGGCTGGCATGAAGCGGTACCTGCGCGAGCTCAAACCAAGTGTCTTTGAAGACATCATCGCCATGGTGGCCTTGTATCGCCCGGGCCCGATGCAGTTTATCGACTCATTCATCAAGCGCAAACACGGCGAAGAAGAAATCACCTACTTGCACCCCGGTATGGAAAACTCGCTGAAGAATACTTACGGCATCTTGGTCTATCAAGAGCAATTTATGCAGATTTCCAAAGAGTGGTGTGGCTTTACTGGCGGTCAGGCGGACACCCTGCGTAAGGCGGTCGGTAAAAAGAAAATTGATCTGATGAAAAAGGTCAAGCCAGAGTTTGTCGAGGGCGCGGTCAAGGTTGGTGGTGCGACTAAGGAAATCGCTGAGCAGTTTTGGGATGCATTGGAAGAATTTGCTAACTACTGTTTCAATAAGTCGCACGCGGCGTGTTATGGCCTGATCGCCTACTGGACGGCGTATCTCAAGGCGCATTATCCTGACGCATTCATGGCGGCGCTGATGACCAGTGACCAGGATGATACTGAGCGCCTGGCCATCGAGATGACCGAGTGTAAGCACATGGGCATTGAAGTGCTCAACCCGGATGTTAATGAGTCATTCGTCGAGTTCGCGGTGGTGCCTGGTGAAAAGAAGATTCGTTTCGGCATGGCGGCGGTCAAGGGCGTCGGTGTCGGCGCGGTGGAAGAAATTATTCGTGCTCGCGAGGCTGATGGCCCGTTCAAGTCGGTCGAAGATTTTGCCAAGCGAGTATCGACCAGCAAGTTCAATCGCAAGGCCTGGGAGTCGCTGATCAAAACTGGCGCCTTTGACAGCTTTGGCGACCGGTCTGACTTGTTGTTTAATCTTGACACCATTGTCGCCTTTGCTCAAAAGACTCAGAAAGAGGCCGCGTCGGGGCAGACTGACCTGTTTGGTATGCTTGGTGATGAGTCGGCTGATGTTCAGTCAACGATACAGCTACAGCCAGCGCCGGCCAAACACACCAACAAAGAGCGGCTGATGTGGGAGCGCGAGCTGATGGGGCTGTATATTTCGGCGCACCCGCTCGATGCGTATGAAACATATCTCAGTGAGCAAGCGCAGCCATTAACGCAGCTGGTGCCAGAATATGACGGTCGCCTGATGACGATCGGCGGTATTATCACGACGGTGCGCACCATCGTTACCAAGTCAGGCAGCAAGATGGCATTCGTTGGGATCGAAGATAAGTTTGGCGAGGGCGAAGTTATCGTCTTTCCGAATTTGTATGAGCAAGTCGGCGCCAAACTTGTCCAGGACGCTGTCATTCGGGTGACCGGCAAAAACTCAGCCCGTGATCGGGATGGTAATTTGGGCTCAGAGAGCAAGATGATTGCTGATGAAATTGAACTGATTTCTGACGATGATCTCCGGCAGTATCAGTCGACTGGCCGTAAAATGGAAGCGCCAAAGATGAGTAGCAAGGTCAAGCAAGAGCGGCGTACGGCATTTCGAACTCAAACGACTCAGCGAGCAGGCGCAGCCCGAGTATCGACAGCGAAAGGGACGAACATGAAGTCAACACCGGCCGACACGACAAACACGCCACCGCGTCCAGCAGTCACGCACGCCGTGCCCGAGACAGAAAAGCTATTTCTTCATATCAAAAACCCGAGCGACCATGATAAACTAGTAGCACTCAAGTCGCTCTGCTCCGCATACGCTGGCGTGACTGATGTAGTGCTAGTGCTGGGTGAGGCTAATAAATCCGCCATGCGCATGCCGTTTCGTGTTGAGGCTGGCGATCAGCTCATGAGTCAGCTGCGTCAGACACTGGGCGACGAGTGCGTAGTCTTGAAATAA
- a CDS encoding NTP transferase domain-containing protein, whose translation MKKPTKAIIAAAGFGTRFLPQTKAMPKEMMPLIDKPIIQYVVEELVEAGIKDIIIIGSANKRAIEDHFDRPNEELLVNLRAGGAKKQPLIDIVNNLSEMANFVYIRQKGPYGNATPLTCAAHLINGDEPVIYTFADDFIAASPSRFRQMITAAQKLDGAVLSCKKIIDDAEFDRYGVVNGEQVTDGVIKMTNIVEKPGKANAPSDLASVSSYLLPGEFFSYLEKAKHAFDGHGEFTVQPIMQSMIDDGHSFYGVEITNGTYYDTGDKLEYLKTVIDFGMRDPKLGASLREYLVKRLEENGAN comes from the coding sequence ATGAAAAAACCAACCAAAGCTATCATCGCTGCCGCTGGCTTCGGTACGCGGTTCTTGCCGCAGACCAAGGCCATGCCAAAAGAAATGATGCCGCTGATCGACAAGCCGATTATCCAATACGTCGTCGAGGAATTAGTCGAAGCCGGCATCAAAGATATCATTATCATCGGCAGCGCCAACAAACGAGCAATTGAGGATCATTTCGACAGGCCGAACGAGGAGCTGCTGGTTAATCTACGGGCGGGCGGCGCCAAGAAGCAGCCACTGATTGACATCGTAAATAATTTGTCAGAGATGGCTAACTTTGTCTATATCCGCCAAAAAGGCCCGTACGGTAATGCCACACCGTTGACCTGCGCCGCGCATTTGATCAATGGTGATGAGCCGGTTATTTATACCTTTGCTGATGACTTTATCGCTGCTAGCCCTAGCCGATTTCGCCAGATGATCACTGCGGCGCAAAAATTAGACGGCGCGGTGCTATCGTGCAAGAAGATTATTGATGATGCTGAATTTGATCGTTACGGTGTGGTTAATGGCGAGCAGGTTACTGACGGCGTGATCAAGATGACAAACATCGTTGAAAAGCCAGGCAAAGCCAATGCCCCGTCCGATCTCGCGAGTGTCAGTAGCTATTTGCTGCCGGGCGAGTTCTTTAGCTATCTCGAGAAAGCCAAGCATGCGTTTGATGGTCACGGCGAATTTACGGTGCAGCCGATTATGCAGAGCATGATTGATGACGGCCATAGTTTTTATGGCGTAGAAATTACCAATGGCACATACTATGACACTGGCGATAAGCTAGAGTATCTCAAGACAGTGATTGATTTTGGCATGCGTGATCCGAAGCTTGGTGCGAGTCTTCGCGAATATCTAGTCAAGCGGCTTGAGGAAAATGGCGCCAACTAA
- the gatB gene encoding Asp-tRNA(Asn)/Glu-tRNA(Gln) amidotransferase subunit GatB, with product MMSVYDEYEMTIGIECHVQLATKTKLFSPADNDARDAEPNEKTHEIDFGLPGMLPVLNKHAVELAVRAGKALNAPIARVSRFDRKHYFYPDLPKGYQTSQMYQPIILAGYVDAPLEDGSLKRVRIHHAHMEEDAGKLTHHDGYSLVDLNRAGTPLIEIVSEPDMHSAEEAKAYASELHKLMVYAGVTHGDLYHGNMRFDVNISVAKKGATELGKRAEVKNLNSFRSVERAAEYEFKRQVDLLESGESVVQETRGWSDDKQITTSQRSKEDAQDYRYMPDPDIPPIVLTDEEIAHMQQYMPLMPSQCRERWADLGLDHSVITTILGHQSLAILLDAIKTLTVHNEQAVLDELGVDKIKYQRLVKRIFNWFASTPEELIDMDLIGEGYVGPRRLTELSLLVENSDVSSTGGKELFLSLFDRQYLEQGPREIAESKNLLQVSDEGAIAAIVDEVLNDPASAASIADIRSGKDKAIGYLVGQVMKRSKGQANPSLAQKLIRERL from the coding sequence ATGATGAGTGTATATGATGAATATGAAATGACCATTGGCATCGAGTGCCATGTCCAGCTGGCGACCAAAACCAAGCTGTTTAGTCCGGCTGATAACGACGCTCGCGACGCTGAGCCAAACGAAAAAACGCATGAAATCGATTTTGGATTGCCAGGCATGCTGCCGGTGCTCAACAAGCATGCTGTCGAGCTGGCGGTGCGTGCTGGCAAGGCGTTGAATGCGCCGATCGCCCGCGTTAGCCGGTTTGATCGCAAACATTATTTCTACCCTGACCTGCCAAAGGGCTACCAGACATCGCAGATGTATCAGCCGATTATCTTGGCTGGCTATGTTGACGCGCCGCTAGAAGACGGTTCGCTCAAGCGGGTGCGGATTCATCATGCGCACATGGAAGAGGACGCTGGCAAGTTGACGCACCACGACGGTTATTCGCTGGTTGACCTCAACCGCGCTGGCACGCCGCTGATTGAAATCGTCTCTGAGCCGGACATGCATTCTGCCGAGGAGGCCAAAGCGTACGCTTCGGAGCTGCACAAATTGATGGTCTACGCTGGCGTTACGCACGGTGATTTATACCACGGCAACATGCGGTTTGATGTTAATATTTCGGTGGCTAAAAAAGGCGCGACCGAGCTTGGCAAACGCGCAGAAGTCAAGAACCTTAACTCGTTCCGCAGCGTCGAACGTGCCGCTGAATACGAATTTAAGCGCCAAGTCGACTTGCTGGAAAGTGGTGAATCGGTGGTGCAGGAAACTCGCGGCTGGAGCGACGACAAGCAAATCACTACTTCGCAGCGCTCGAAAGAGGACGCCCAGGATTATCGCTACATGCCCGATCCGGATATCCCGCCGATTGTTTTGACTGACGAGGAGATTGCTCACATGCAGCAGTATATGCCGCTGATGCCAAGCCAGTGCCGAGAGCGTTGGGCTGATCTGGGGTTGGATCATTCGGTGATTACGACGATCCTCGGCCATCAGTCGCTCGCGATATTGCTTGACGCTATCAAGACGCTGACGGTGCATAACGAGCAAGCTGTTCTTGATGAGTTGGGAGTTGACAAGATAAAATATCAGCGGCTGGTCAAGCGGATCTTTAACTGGTTTGCTTCGACGCCGGAGGAGCTGATTGATATGGATCTCATCGGGGAGGGCTATGTCGGGCCGCGTCGGTTGACGGAGCTGTCACTACTCGTCGAGAATAGCGACGTGAGCTCGACTGGCGGCAAAGAGCTTTTCCTTAGTCTATTTGATCGACAATATCTCGAGCAGGGGCCGCGCGAGATTGCCGAGAGTAAGAATTTGTTGCAGGTGTCTGATGAGGGAGCGATCGCAGCCATCGTTGACGAAGTATTGAACGACCCAGCCTCAGCGGCATCCATCGCTGATATTCGCTCGGGCAAAGACAAAGCTATCGGCTACCTCGTCGGTCAAGTCATGAAGCGCTCTAAGGGCCAGGCCAACCCGAGCCTCGCCCAGAAACTAATCCGAGAGCGACTGTAA
- a CDS encoding NUDIX domain-containing protein translates to MKTFTRIQPTTTQTVGEAYKRSAVIKRYQAEDGEQHEFTTFFSEELVSVLVVAVTTDSKIAMTYQFRAGPEKWLYDFPGGDGEPGEAVEMVARRELVEETGCTPGHFEYIGECYEGPYINIKIAVYLATDCVYNEDAIHLDEAESSQGAELRFVSAAELFAIARAGDLCVTGPFALLFDYLDNLRQEELS, encoded by the coding sequence ATGAAAACATTCACGCGTATTCAGCCAACCACCACGCAGACTGTCGGCGAGGCGTACAAGCGCTCGGCCGTCATCAAGCGGTATCAAGCAGAGGATGGTGAGCAGCATGAGTTTACAACCTTCTTTTCTGAGGAGTTAGTGTCAGTGTTGGTGGTGGCAGTGACGACGGATAGCAAGATCGCTATGACCTATCAGTTTCGAGCTGGTCCAGAAAAATGGCTCTATGATTTTCCCGGCGGTGACGGGGAGCCGGGTGAAGCAGTAGAGATGGTAGCGCGGCGTGAACTAGTGGAAGAGACCGGCTGCACGCCAGGGCACTTTGAATATATTGGTGAATGCTATGAGGGGCCGTACATCAATATCAAGATCGCAGTGTACTTGGCGACTGACTGCGTGTACAATGAGGATGCAATCCACCTTGATGAAGCTGAAAGTAGCCAGGGCGCTGAACTACGGTTTGTTTCAGCGGCAGAGTTGTTTGCTATCGCTCGGGCGGGTGATTTATGTGTAACAGGGCCATTCGCGCTTTTGTTTGATTATTTAGATAACCTACGACAGGAGGAACTATCATGA